The Onthophagus taurus isolate NC chromosome 6, IU_Otau_3.0, whole genome shotgun sequence region tccgcgggggtgaactaccccgcagtagattataatttgctctaccgcccttattcggtcaaAGATCCGAACCTAACTTTACACAAGTGATCTAGACtaaattagaatcaaatatccgttaacaatttccacttgcatagggaccgcgggggtgaactacccaccagtagattttaattacccctacagcccttattcggtcgaagatccaaaccaaactttacacaaatcttctaaactacattagaatcaaatatccgttaacaatttccacttgcatagggaccgcgggggtgaactacccaccagtagattttaattacccctaccgcccttattcgatcgaagatccgaaccaaactttacacaaatcttctaaactacattagaatcaaatatccgttaacaatttccacttgcatagggaccgcggggctgaactacccaccagtagattttaattacccctaccgcccttattcgggcgaagatccgaaccaaactttacacaagtgATCTAGACTAccttagaatcaaatatccgttaacaatttccacttgcatagggaccgcgggggtgaactacccaccagtagattttaattacccctacagcccttattcggtcgaagatccgaaccaaactttacacaaatcttctaaactacattagaatcaaatatccgttaacaatttccacttgcatagggaccgcgggggtgaactacccaccagtagattttaattacccctaccgcccttattcggtcaaagatccgaaccaaactttacacaaatcttctaaactacattagaatcaaatatccgttaacaatttccacttgcataaggaccgcgggggtgaactacccaccagtagattttaattacccctaccgcccttattcgggcgaagatccgaaccaaactctACACAAGTGATCTAGACTAccttagaatcaaatatccgttaacgaTTTTCACTTGCATAGGCACCGCGGGGGTAGTTACCCACCGGTAGATTTAAATTACCAATACGAAGGGGGGCGTTGACACAAATGGTCAAATGTGTCAAAACTATATAGTAACTACAAAAACCAGGAGGTCGACTTTATCCTTTCGGGTAAAATTATAtgggaaataattaataaaaaacgcGCCAACAAAATAGACAAAATTAAAGCCAAATTCGATCTAAATGATGTTAATGATTACTTTATTAAAGTACCTCTTGAACTACTAAATAGCTTAAAAAAGTCCAACATAAATGATAAGTTTGATTGccttttgcaaaaaattaatgttgctGATTGTGGGTTTTCCATTGATCAAGCAACATTTGTTGAGGTTCGTGACATAATAAACTCGCTAACATACATCGATGATTGCCGTAGGTCCTTTACAAACCATAATATACTGACCTTTCCGTCATTGTACATTTTGGAATGTGTAATATTTGTAAGGCGAAATCTCGACGACTTTATTAGTCATGACACTTTACATAAATATCGGACTAGAAACGGTACCCAACTGAGACCGACCTTTTGTAGACTAGGTCGAAGTCAGtgccattttaaatttctttgagTAAAATTCTATAACAAAATACCGAACGACATTGGTCGGTTGCCTCCTGAACTGttcaagaataaaattaaaacttttttaattcggaaGGCCTACTATTCGTACTCTGACTATTTGTGCGACACCATACACTTGCGTGACTTTGGTggttaatgttaatgtttttgttcTGTAAACAACGGGAtgttcaatgatttttttgttaagtacTAAAGTTAAGACTGCTGacgtatttatataaatattgttaacatttatactaaataaattcgaaTTTGAATCctcttttttcaacaataaatatGGTAGGAATAAATGCCCACATTTTGTACAGTTTCAGCGACAAAACAAAAGCAAAGCCGCAATTTAGAaaagattttctaaaaaatttggCATTGAAGATGAACggatttttgattgaaaaaagCCAAATAACTACCCTGAACCAACAGGGTAGTTAAAACCCAAAAGGGAAAGCTCCAAGATCCAACAGATATAGACACTCCATCGACATCGCAGCAAACAGATCCACATTCAAGAAAAATCAGAGAACGATGCCAATTATGTGGTAGggctaaaaataattatacaacaaaaaaatgtgatgaGTGCTATGAATTTATGTGCAAAAAGCATCTGATTAGAAAACAAGTTTATCTCAAATGTAATGATCCCAATAATTCAGATgactcttaattttttttaaaattattttagaatgtcttaaaattgttaacggatatttgattctaaggTAGTCTAGATcacttgtgtaaagtttggttcggatcttcgcccgaataagggctgtaggggtaattaaaatctactggtgggtagttcacccccgcggtcaacatgcaagtggaaattgttaacggacatttgattctaatgtagtttagaagatttgtgtaaagtttggttcggatcttcgaccgaataagggctgtaggggtaattaaaatctactggtgggtagttcacccccgcggtccctatgcaagtggaaattgttaacggatatttgattctaatgtagtctagatcACTTGTGTAAAGTTAGATTCGGATCTttgaccgaataagggcggtagagcaaattataatctactgcggggtagttcacccccgcggacCCTTTGCAAGTGAAATTTCtttcgataaatatatttcttatcatGTCTAGAAGGCGTATATAAAGTTTGGTGTGGATCTTCGAACCAATAAGGGAGCTGGAgccagttattttaattaaaattgctgattgtaccttgatattagtgataaatatattaattacttttaatatactGTAATTAACTTCGTAAGTTGataatgtaatgtttttttgttcgaaaaaattgaGCCCCCGTGTGTCCGGTATTACGAACGTCTATGGGCGTTCGGGTATCATCGGAAATTTTTACTGCTATCTTTACTGCTGTCTTCACACCGGTGGAAAAGATATGCTATAAGAATCCAGTgtttattcataaaaacattacCTTTGTCATTTGCAGTTAAACAGCTGCTTGTTAAGAAATGCCAGTCGATGTTTGATACTGATTGATGGAAAAGATATCGGGCATTTTGTGTTAAAGGACGCGACGTTAAGTCACGAtataagggtactaaaattttacgtcaccgaaagaaaaaaaaaatctctatcaaatgagcctaacgaaagggtacattgccatttaaaaaacttaaagtgCTATAAAAACAACTTAATGCTGttttatggcaaataaaatataaaacaacttttgtataaaatgtttttttataaagttgatacctatagttcgttttttttctataatacttgtcaatgtaaattttttagggtttctgttggtattatctaggacccttataaaatttatatacgttattttcctgatttttagtaacattttcagtaactaaatagttgaggttaaaatactaataaatttgtagataaatacgattttaaggaagtacatatttattgtaaaaacgtgctaaaaagtgattaaatagaacaaaacaccttttctaggtaagtaaatggcaaataaacaccccacaacattttttatgcaccttttcttttggaataacgaaagctcaaacgtcagtgtgacgtttgccaactttacaacaacttgacaggtattatagaaaaaaaatgaactataccAAGATATACACtctattccatacataatgggcaccctgtatattcaACTATATTTGCGacatatttcattttgaacctcaaaataaaaatttaagaaaaatacttCGAACTTGACATGATTTGACTTGAACATAGTCACAATCTGTCATTCATCAAATCAAAATTAGATGGCGTTAGCAATGTTTGGTTtcctaataacaaaaataaaatgtattaaaagttttaaaacataCTCTAATGGCATTTTCAGCGGATTCTTTTCTACCATATTTAGCATATCCacagtttttattttgcaacaTATAAACTTCTATTAAATTTCCAAATCTACAAAAAAGATCTCGAAGTGTTGGCAATGGTAAGGCTGTCGGCATACAAACTATAAAACATCTACAAACAAAAACTAAGTACATTtatgaatttcttttttgtagaTGTAATCACCTTGCTGCAACCGGATCATCAACATGTAAAAGAGGTTGCGGATTCGGTAAATCTAAAGCGTAATCATCTTCTTCAATGGGATTATTTCTCATTAGAAGTTTAGCTTGTATTGcatctaaaattaaacaaaaaatgaatttaaaaataataatatagtacaaaaaatgttataattgcACCTGGTGATAACCCCGAATTATGTATTAAAGCTGTTGCGTGTATAATAGCTTCTTGGAGCTGTTTAACATCCCCAGGTTTTTGATAACCAAATCCTCCTCTATCAGGAAATTGTCGACCACAATCAATTTCGTATTTAACTATTAACCTAGATCCAGGGGGATATTCAAGCCCATGTAGTTTTTCTTTAGCAAAAGCAGCCCATAATGGATGAGAATAAACTACCGTTCCAACTCCTCTTACAGGATATGGTCTCCCTTCCATTTTTAATTGACAATAATCCATacctataataaaaaaactaaattgaaATCATTGTAATTAAATGTTTGGATTTATTGACCTGGAACTATATCAAATAATTTCCAAAGTTGATCTTGATTCACTGAGGGATTTGTAAGAACAATTAATTTCGAACAACCACTTCCATTTGGCAAATCAGGAAGTGGTAAAGAACTGGATGAAGTGTTTCTACTTAAATTTTCGTATGGTTCTAAATGGGGTTCTTGATAATCGTTTGTGCTGGAGCTGCGTTTGTTCGTTTTAGGTTCAGCAAATACTGCTTTGTACTTTCTATCGCAATTTTCATAAGCTATAGCTGCATGGGAgaatctaaaaattattaattttaataaaaataataataaaaaagttgaaattaatgaaaaaactaacttgtaatattttacataagCAAATCCCTTGTTATCTTTAGTTTCTCTATCACGAATTATACTTATATTATCAATATCaccaaattgtttaaaatgttcttcCAGTTCCTCCTCCGTTATGGTCTTAGgaactaaaataaatagccTTTGTGCTTTTTCATCTTCATTATCTTCCCGTTTTGACCCTTGATCCCTTCTAAATATTGaatcaaaatcatttgaattatttgaatcataataaattaccTTGAAGCTATAACAACTTTGATATGCCTTCCGGTATTTCCAATAATCTTCCCATTCATAGCCTCCAAAGCTTTGGCTGCCTCAGaagttttagaaaattttatataagtgTACCCTAAAAGCAATATATACCctcaaaataaacaattagaaaaaagttatttaccTTTTCTTTCGCCTGTTTGTCGATCTTTAACCACCCAAACCTCTTCTATCTCACCAAATTTATTGAAGGCTTCTTTGAAATCGTCTTCGGTAAGTTGTCTTGAGGAGATTACAAATAGCCTTGAATTTGGGGGATTGTCAATGGCTTGTGAGCCCCTATGCTCACCGTACGAGGCTCTTCTATCGCCCATACTCGATAAGAATATGTTATTAACAGTCGTGAACTGTTGACATTTGAATGGCCATTCACCGGAAACGTTTATAACCCAATGTTGCTTAGCTCCGTGTCTTActgatataaaatataaataagaaGTGATTAAAAGCGTGGAAACGTaccttttttttagtttttcatgTAATTGGAATGATTAACGCAAGATGGCGCTAGAACCAAGGCGgaaactttaaactttttaacatTGATTATGAAATGGactcatggtgttctttcatgatgtattgtttattaaaaaaacctttaaaatgagtccaaacatgatgcacttatctcaaaaaacaaaaaagttagaatgaaaaacgttaaacccgaagttagcaacaatgaagatagcaatttaatttttaaatattaatatcatacttaatttttgattttttcgtattatatatttgtttttgtcacACATTTTAACacgttttctaaaaattaagaatactatatcaaaattgacgttgacattcctaaccggaagttgaccataacttcattaatattgaaaataaacatgtcgtgtttgtactcattttgaaggatttttaatgaagactgcaaatatgtcaaaattgaggttgacattttacaccTGAAGTTAGTAACCATGTAATAGACAAATAGACAACTTCATgttgttctttcatgatgtattctttattaaaaaacctttaaaatgagtccaaacatgatgcacttatctcaaaaatcaaaaaagttagaatgaaaaacgttaaacccgaagttagcaacaataaagatagcaatttaatttttaaatattaataccaaccttaattttttattttttttattatatttttgtttttatgacaaatattaggacattttataaaaattaagaatatgtcaaatgacattgacattttaaaccggaagttgcttatatcttgagtaatattagaattaaacgtatcatgtttgggctgattttaaagaatttgtttcatgacgattacaaatatgtcaaaattgacgttgacattattaaccggaagttgaccataacttcattaatattgaagatgaacatgtgtttgtactcattttgaaggatttttaatgaagtttgcaaatatgtcaaaattgaggttaacaTTTTacacctgaagttagttaccatataatagacaaatggacaacttcatgttgttctttcatgatgtattctttattaaagaAACCTTTAAAATTTGTACAAACACGATGCTcctatctcaaaaaacaaaaaagttagaatgaaaaacgttaaacccgaagttagcaacaacgaagatagcaatttaatgtttaaatattaatgccaaccttaattttctattttttcttattatattttgttcttatgacaaaatataataagaaaagaacattttataaaaattaagaatacatcaaaatgacattaacatttcaaaccggaagctgaccataacttcattaatattgaagataaatatgtcgtgtttgtactcattttaaaggatttttaatgaagattacaaatatgtcaatattgaggttgacattttaaacctgaagttagttatcatataatagacaaatggacaacttcatggtgttctttcatgatgtattgtttattaaaaaacctttaaaatgagtccaaacataatgcacttatctcaaaaaacaaaaaagatagaatgaaaaacgttaaacccgaaattagcaacaatgaagatagcaatttaatttttaaatattaataccaaccttaatttttgattttttcttattatatatttgtttttgtcaaaaattttaacacgttttctaaaagttaaaaatatatcaaaatgacattgacatttgaaaccggaagttgcttatatttcgagtaatattggaattaaatgtatcatgtttggactcattttaaaggatttttcacaacgattacaaatatgtcaaaattgacgttcaCATTCTTAatcggaagttgaccataacttcattactactgaagataaatatgtcgtgtttgtactcattttaaaggatttttaatgaagattacaaatatgtcaatattgaggttgacattttaaacctgaacttacaattagttatcatataatagacaaatggacaacttcatggtgttctttcatgatgtattgtttataaaaaaacctttaaaatgaatccaaacacgatgcacttatctcaaaaaacaaaaaagttagaatgaaaaacgttaaacccgaagttagcaacaatgaatatagcaatttaatttttaaatattaataccattcttaatttttgattttttcttattatatatttgtttttatgacaaatattaggacattttataaaaattaagaatatatcaaaatgacattaacatttcaaaccggaagttgcttgtatctcgagtaatattgcaATTAAACGTAGAAAGATTTATCCGACGCCATCACGTATAAGGATCAGGAGAAGAAgataaattaagtttatttttatgaaatatttcatATATTTACACTTAACAtctgtttattatttacattaaatcCAATACCTAAAGCTTTTCTAACTTCTCGAAGTGTTTCCTCTGCTATTGGTGTTACAATACTTCTTCCAGTTTCTAAAACATCAAGTAAATGCTGCGGATTATCCAAATATTCATAATATTTCTCTCTAATCGGTGATAAGTGATCATTCACTTCTGATGCTACAATATGTTTGTATTCGGCTGTTGATAACCCTTTGGCATCGTTAATTATAGTTTCAATTGGTTTTCCTGTAACCGCTGAGTGCATAAGGACCAAGTTTGAAACTCCTGGCCGTGTTTCCGGTTTGTATtcaacctaaaaaaataatttaaatgaattgaTAGAAAAACGCaagagattttaattttaaacctcAGAAATAAAATCGGTGAtggcttttttaattttcttagttATTTCCTCTTCAGAATCTGTTATATAAATACAACCCTTTGTATCCGGATCAGATTTAGACATTTTCTTTTCAGGGTTAcgtaaacttttaattttcgcattttctaattaaaaaatccacAATCAACATTGATTTTAACCATTTaaactagtgatggaacggatagtgattttgcgaaaagctggatattcggcatccctttcggccggatatccggcatatctatccggccattatggttataatttcttgtgcatttctgaagtgataccctacgTTGCCACatttttgcgatatttgaataaaaatgaaattaataagaaagctgataaaatatgtcaacttatttggatccacgATACAAAATGAACACAAGCAACTCtagaaagaggatactttaattaataattggcattatttccacaaggatccttcaagaaatgaattctatagcgaattttgaaagttattgatgaaaattgcaacatcgaaaatgttatcaaaacttcaattgttgttttctcaaaaactaaaagatatttttcaaaacgtgttggttcattggaaagaggacacttttattaacattttgggaaattttcaaactcatattccaagaaatggattttatacgaatttttaaaagttaatcggcgaaaactgcaaaattcgaaaaaattatcgatcatttcaaaatttattcctaaaaaactaaaagcgatttttcaaaacggctttttgcattaaaaagaggatgctttagttactaattagtgatatttccacaaggatctttcaaggaattaattttatagcgaattttgcaagtcatcgatgaaaattgcaacatcgaaaatgttatcaaaacttcaaatgttgttttctcaaaaactaaaagatatttttcaaaacgtgttggttcattggaaagaggacacttttattaacattttgggaaattttcaaactcatattccaagaaatggattttatacgaatttttaaaagttaatcggcgaaaactgcaaaattcgaaaaaattatcgatcatttcaaaatttattcctaaaaaactaaaagcgatttttcaaaacggctttttgcattaaaaagaggatgctttagttactaattagtgatatttccacaaggatctttcaaggaattaattttatagcgaattttgcaagtcatcgatgaaaattgcaacatcgaaaatgttatcaaaacttcaaatgttgttttctcaaaaactaaaagatatttttcaaaacgtgttggttcattggaaagaggacactcttattaacactttgggaaattttcaaactcatattccaagaaatggattttatacgaatttttaaaagttaatcggcgaaaattgcaaaattcgaaaaaattatcgatcatttcaaaaatttatttctcaaaaattaaaagcgatttttcaaaacggctttttgcattaaaaagatgatGCTTTAGTTActaattagtgatatttccacaaggatccttaaaggaattaattttattgcgaattttgcaactcatcgatgaaaattgcgacatcgaaaatgttatcaaatcttcaaatattgttttctcaaaaacaaagttatttttcaaaacgtgtttgttcattggaaagaggacactcttattaacaatttgaaaaattttcaaactcatattccaagaaatggattttatacaaatttttaaaacttaatcggcgaaaattgcaaaattagaaaaaattatagatcatttcaaaaatgcatttctcaaaaactaaaagcgatttttcaaaacggcatgttgcattaaaaagaggatactttaattactaattagtgatatttccacaaggatccttcaaggaattaattttatagcgaattttgtaagtcatcgatgaaaattgcaacatcgaaaattttatcaaatcttcaaatattgttttctcaaaaactaaaagatatttttcaaaacgtgttggttcattggaaagaggacactcttattaacactttggcaaattttcaaactcatattccaagaataGTATATTACAGTATAAGTGAGGAaactatgattttttattaacgcGTATGTTGGAAAGACATACAAGTTAGTGGAAAATATAAGTATCTCACGTGTGCTGTATAGCGTTTTGTTCAATCCTACCATTTAGAGAAAACCCGTTAAAATTCGATAATTCCGGAGTAATTTCATGTCGACATGTCGGCGACGACAGCAGTTTTTGACATTGTCATTGATTGTCATGCTCTTAATTGATATATTATGTAAACAACCATTTGTGTCAAATTGTCATCATTatgcataaaattaataaattgattaaaattaatactttataGAAgtgcaataattaattaacttttaacgtGTGCTGTCCACCGTTTTTTAGTTAACATCCGTTACGTTTAAACAAAGAGTTGTTCCCTTAAAAGTCTTATATTTAACTAACAgtggttgaaaaaaattttcactcaCTCGTTTCTATGAAAGTCAGCAGAGTGAATGCAAATAACAACTTTCAACACTCGTATCCAAGCTAGAAACTGACAATTTCGAAGGTAGGATTGAacaaatggattttatacgaatttttaatacttaatcggcgaaaattgcaaaattcgaaaaaattatcgatcatttcaaaaatttatttctcaaaaactaaaagcgatgtttcaaaacggcttgttgcattaaaaagaggatactttaatttttaaactaaaagttatttttcaaaacgtgttggttcattggaaagaggacactcttattaacactttgggaaattttcaaactcatattccaagaaatggattttatacgaatttttaaaacttaatcggcgaa contains the following coding sequences:
- the LOC111416243 gene encoding RNA-binding protein 45-like, with protein sequence MGDRRASYGEHRGSQAIDNPPNSRLFVISSRQLTEDDFKEAFNKFGEIEEVWVVKDRQTGERKGYTYIKFSKTSEAAKALEAMNGKIIGNTGRHIKVVIASRRDQGSKREDNEDEKAQRLFILVPKTITEEELEEHFKQFGDIDNISIIRDRETKDNKGFAYVKYYKFSHAAIAYENCDRKYKAVFAEPKTNKRSSSTNDYQEPHLEPYENLSRNTSSSSLPLPDLPNGSGCSKLIVLTNPSVNQDQLWKLFDIVPGMDYCQLKMEGRPYPVRGVGTVVYSHPLWAAFAKEKLHGLEYPPGSRLIVKYEIDCGRQFPDRGGFGYQKPGDVKQLQEAIIHATALIHNSGLSPDAIQAKLLMRNNPIEEDDYALDLPNPQPLLHVDDPVAARCFIVCMPTALPLPTLRDLFCRFGNLIEVYMLQNKNCGYAKYGRKESAENAIRMLHGIDIGGIRLKVMKAEERDTQPKRLKLASFADPYE